In the Paenibacillus sp. FSL H7-0357 genome, one interval contains:
- the nirD gene encoding nitrite reductase small subunit NirD: MTKMLVGNLTDIDIRGSRKFKVGDKEIALFRLSGGEVLAVENKCPHKGGVLSEGMVCGSKVHCPLHDWRIDLHSGAVQAPDSGHVTTYEVEVDHSSGHIYLTI; encoded by the coding sequence ATGACCAAAATGCTTGTTGGCAATTTGACGGATATCGACATCAGAGGCTCGCGCAAGTTCAAGGTGGGAGACAAGGAGATAGCCTTGTTCCGTCTCTCCGGTGGTGAGGTGCTGGCTGTTGAGAATAAATGCCCGCACAAAGGCGGCGTCTTATCGGAAGGTATGGTCTGCGGTTCAAAGGTGCACTGTCCGCTCCACGACTGGCGGATTGACCTTCATAGCGGTGCTGTACAGGCACCCGATTCCGGTCATGTGACAACCTATGAGGTGGAGGTAGACCACAGCAGCGGGCACATCTATCTGACCATCTAG
- the nirB gene encoding nitrite reductase large subunit NirB yields the protein MSAIRKKLILVGNGMAGVRAIEHLLKLAPEAYEITIFGSEPHPNYNRIMLSSVLAGGASMDEIIINDLEWYRSFNITLYTGHTVTSIDTVERKVYTDKGIEARYDELILATGSNPFMLPLPGAEKEGVIAFRDIKDTRIMQETSQKYKKALVIGGGLLGLEAARGLLHLGMEVSVVHIHDYIMERQLDEAASVMLRKELEEQGMKFLLKKQSEAILGKKRVKGLLFTDGEVAETDLIVMAVGIKPNIELARKSSIKINRGIIVNDYLETNIPGIYAVGECAEHRGIAYGLVAPLYEQGAVLAKRLAGVPTEGYTGSITSTKLKVSGVDVFSAGQFTEQPGSRALRYQDEIDGVYKKLVIQDDKLIGAVLFGDTNDGAQLFSMIKKSENIKGKEKELLLGISGDALASPKGNRLEGMADDEIICGCNGVSKGAIAEAIQSGGCTSVGQIKACTKASASCGGCKPLVEGLLQLYAGDHVVTVKEGICGCTTLGRDEIVAEIKRMELKTVKEVINVLDWSNEEGCAKCRPSLNYYLGMLWPEEYVDEKESRYTNERYHANIQKDGTYSVVPRIYGGVTSPAELIKIAEVAAKFKVPLVKFTGGQRLDLLGVKKEDLPKMWEELDMASGHAYGKTLRTVKTCVGSTYCRFGTQDALGMGIRLEKAFERLNTPGKVKLAVSGCPRNCAEATIKDFGVVAIDGGWELHIGGNGGVHVRATDLLCVVKTDDEVLEWASAFLQYYRENAGWNERTAQWVERVGLDSIKQALELKEERLALQERIQKTLSLTTDPWKQIVNEPELRKNFEELSQPETV from the coding sequence ATGTCAGCAATACGCAAAAAACTGATACTGGTCGGAAACGGGATGGCGGGGGTACGGGCGATCGAACATTTGCTCAAATTGGCTCCTGAGGCTTACGAGATTACGATTTTTGGTTCCGAGCCGCATCCGAACTATAACCGGATTATGTTATCTTCTGTCCTCGCAGGCGGAGCCAGCATGGATGAGATTATTATCAATGACCTTGAATGGTACCGCAGTTTCAATATTACGCTGTATACGGGCCACACTGTCACTTCCATAGATACTGTGGAGCGTAAAGTATATACGGATAAAGGGATAGAAGCCCGCTATGATGAGCTGATTCTGGCCACCGGCTCTAACCCGTTCATGTTGCCGCTGCCCGGAGCAGAGAAGGAAGGAGTCATCGCATTCCGCGATATTAAGGACACCCGGATTATGCAGGAAACTTCGCAAAAGTATAAAAAAGCGCTGGTCATCGGCGGAGGACTGCTTGGTCTGGAGGCGGCAAGAGGACTGCTGCACCTGGGGATGGAGGTTTCGGTTGTACACATCCATGATTACATTATGGAACGCCAACTGGATGAAGCGGCTTCGGTGATGCTCCGCAAAGAGCTGGAAGAACAGGGGATGAAGTTCCTGCTCAAGAAGCAGTCGGAGGCAATTCTCGGTAAAAAAAGAGTTAAAGGACTACTGTTCACAGACGGCGAAGTAGCCGAAACCGATCTGATCGTGATGGCAGTCGGCATCAAGCCGAATATTGAGCTGGCACGCAAGAGCTCTATTAAGATTAACCGCGGCATCATTGTGAATGATTATCTGGAAACCAATATTCCCGGAATCTATGCAGTCGGAGAATGTGCAGAGCACCGGGGTATTGCTTACGGACTCGTAGCTCCGTTATATGAGCAGGGGGCTGTGCTCGCCAAGAGACTGGCGGGTGTTCCGACTGAAGGTTACACAGGCTCTATTACCTCGACCAAGTTGAAAGTATCCGGGGTCGATGTATTCTCCGCAGGCCAGTTCACGGAGCAGCCGGGGTCAAGAGCTTTACGCTATCAGGATGAGATCGACGGAGTCTACAAAAAGCTGGTCATTCAGGACGACAAGCTGATCGGTGCCGTCTTGTTCGGCGATACGAATGATGGGGCACAGCTATTCTCCATGATTAAGAAAAGCGAGAATATTAAGGGGAAGGAAAAAGAACTGCTGCTTGGGATTTCCGGCGATGCCCTTGCCTCGCCCAAAGGAAACCGGCTCGAGGGCATGGCTGATGACGAGATCATCTGCGGCTGCAACGGTGTGTCCAAAGGGGCGATAGCCGAGGCTATTCAATCCGGGGGCTGCACCAGCGTAGGCCAGATCAAAGCCTGCACGAAAGCTTCCGCCTCTTGCGGCGGCTGCAAACCGCTGGTAGAGGGACTGCTGCAGCTCTATGCCGGTGATCATGTGGTCACGGTCAAGGAAGGCATCTGCGGCTGCACTACACTTGGACGCGACGAAATCGTCGCTGAGATCAAGCGGATGGAACTGAAGACAGTCAAGGAAGTCATAAATGTACTGGATTGGAGTAATGAAGAGGGCTGTGCCAAATGCCGTCCTTCATTGAATTACTATCTGGGGATGCTCTGGCCTGAAGAATATGTGGATGAGAAGGAGTCCCGGTACACGAATGAACGCTACCATGCCAATATCCAGAAAGATGGCACGTACTCGGTGGTGCCGCGAATTTACGGAGGCGTGACCTCACCGGCTGAGCTGATCAAGATTGCAGAGGTTGCCGCGAAGTTCAAGGTTCCATTGGTGAAGTTCACCGGCGGGCAAAGACTTGATTTGCTCGGCGTCAAGAAGGAGGATCTGCCGAAAATGTGGGAAGAGCTGGATATGGCTTCCGGGCATGCCTACGGCAAGACACTCCGGACGGTCAAAACCTGTGTCGGCTCCACCTACTGCCGGTTCGGTACGCAAGATGCCCTTGGTATGGGCATTCGCTTAGAGAAAGCTTTCGAACGGCTGAATACGCCGGGCAAAGTGAAGCTTGCAGTCTCCGGCTGTCCGCGAAACTGTGCGGAAGCGACGATTAAGGATTTCGGCGTTGTCGCCATTGATGGCGGCTGGGAGCTGCATATCGGGGGCAACGGCGGTGTGCATGTACGGGCAACAGATCTCCTCTGTGTAGTGAAAACCGATGATGAGGTGCTGGAATGGGCCAGTGCATTTCTGCAATATTACCGGGAGAATGCCGGCTGGAATGAGCGGACAGCCCAGTGGGTCGAACGTGTGGGTCTGGACAGCATTAAGCAGGCCTTAGAGCTTAAGGAAGAGCGGCTGGCGCTGCAGGAAAGAATTCAGAAGACGCTCAGTCTCACCACCGATCCGTGGAAACAAATTGTTAATGAGCCGGAGCTGCGCAAAAATTTCGAAGAACTCTCACAACCCGAGACGGTATAA